From the genome of Vespa crabro chromosome 24, iyVesCrab1.2, whole genome shotgun sequence, one region includes:
- the LOC124432148 gene encoding multidrug resistance-associated protein 1 isoform X8: MENQTMDQFCGSKFWDTDLSWNTDDPDLTECFQKTVLIWVPCVFLWSFSVMEAYYMLNSRRKNIPYTWLYISKQVLTTILIVLTIVDLGRAVYKSYYEAVYNVDYYTPFVKIITFILAGILLFYNKKYGMRTSGLLFLFWFLLVLCGIVQFRTLLRQNSNEKPTYLFVSYMIYYSLVISMFLLNFIVDAEPKYSEYPLMERPCPEQNSSFPSRLSFAWFDALAWKGFKKPLESTDLWFMNPEDTASEIVPKFDRHWSKTSKKGDNVQNAKASFRKSSGQVDFDNDRKKKVSSILPALCKAFGATFLFGAVLKLIQDIMTFISPQLLKLLIRFVSGGEPLWKGYFYAILLLITATLQTLVLSQYFHRMFLVGLRIRTALITAIYRKALRMSNSARKESTLGEIVNLMSVDAQRFMDLTAYINMIWSAPLQIILALTFLWEKLGPAVLAGLAVMIVLIPINALIANKVKTLQIRQMKDKDERVKLMNEVLNGIKVLKLYAWEPSFEEQILRIRRKEIQVLKEAAYLNAGTSFIWSCAPFLVSLVSFATYVLIDKNNVLDSETAFVSLSLFNILRFPLSMLPMMIGNIVQAYVSIKRINNFMNTEELDPNNVHHDQSELHPLIIENGSFAWDMESSDKPILKNINMNIEQGQLVAVVGSVGSGKSSLISAFLGEMEKLNGRVNTKGSIAYVSQQAWIQNATLQDNVLFGKPLNKALYNRVIDACMLGPDLQMLPAGDQTEIGEKGINLSGGQKQRVALARAVYNESDIYFLDDPLSAVDAHVGKHIFENVVGPSGLLKKKTRVHITHDIVYLPEVDNIFVLKDGEITESGTYKQLMDKRGAFAEFLMQHLQEVHTDDGSDPDLHEIKQQLESKMGTQELQEKLTRARSRISESQSESGSITDRRSLNGSLKRQYSTESQQSGNYLTGNSIKEKGVLQPKIGEKLIEVEKAETGSVKWKVYSHYLKSIGWFLSISTIVMNAVFQSFSIGSNIWLSAWSNDNMTSADGKSINDEAKRDMYLGVYGALGLGQAMASFFCDLAPQLGCWLAARQMHIMMLRAVMRAPLTFFDTTPTGRIISRFAKDVDVLDTSLPPQISDSIYCLFEVIATLFVISFSTPEFVSVIIPIGLIYYFIQRFYVATSRQLKRLESISRSPIYSHFSESVTGAQTIRAFGVQDRFIHESESKVDFNQVCYYPGIIANRWLAIRLEMVGNLIIFFAALFVVLGRNTISAGIVGLSVSYALQITQTLNWLVRMTSDVETNIVAVERIKEYGETPQEAPWVNPENVPPKEWPAEGYVEFKDYKVRYREGLDLILHGLTFSVKGGEKVGIVGRTGAGKSSLTLSLFRILEAASGKIIIDGIDIATLGLHDLRTKLTIIPQDPVLFSGTLRMNLDPFDQHTDDEVWRALERAHLKSFVQNLFNGLLHEVSEGGDNLSVGQRQLICLARALLRKTKVLVLDEATAAVDLETDDLIQRTIREDFKDCTVLTIAHRLNTILDSDKVILLDKGLIIEYDSPEVLLRNSSSAFYSMAKDAGLVA; this comes from the exons atcCTAGCAGGAATTTTActattctataataaaaagtatggaATGCGTACATCAGGActactatttttgttttggttTTTGCTTGTATTATGCGGAATTGTGCAATTCAGAACTTTATTAAGGCAAAATTCAAATGAA aAACCAACGTACCTGTTTGTATCATATATGATCTATTACAGTTTAGTAATATCAATGTTcctattaaatttcattgttgATGCAGAGCCTAAATATTCGGAATATCCATTG atgGAAAGACCGTGTCCAGAACAAAATTCATCTTTTCCATCAAGACTTTCTTTTGCGTGGTTTGATGCTCTGGCATGGAAAGGTTTTAAAAAGCCTTTGGAATCTACAGATTTATGGTTTATGAATCCTGAAGATACAGCTTCTGAAATTGTTCCAAAATTTGATAGGCATTGGAGTAAAACTtcaaaaaaaggagataa tgtACAAAATGCAAAAGCATCATTTAGAAAATCATCTGGTCAAGTTGATTTTGATAATGAtcgtaagaaaaaagtttcttcTATTTTACCAGCACTTTGTAAAGCTTTTGGTGCCACTTTTTTATTTGGTGCAGTACTTAAACTTATACAAGATATTATGACTTTTATTAGCCCACAATTATTAAA atTACTTATTAGATTTGTAAGCGGTGGCGAACCATTGTGGAAGGGCTATTTTTATGCAATTTTACTCTTAATTACAGCTACACTTCAAACTCTAGTATTATCACAGTACTTTCATCGCATGTTTTTAGTTGGATTACGTATACGAACTGCACTGATAACAGCAATTTATAGAAAAGCATTGAGAATGTCAAATTCTGCCAGAAAAGAATCAACACTAGGTGAAATAGTAAATTTAATGTCCGTTGATGCACAAAGGTTTATGGATTTGACagcatacataaatatgattTGGTCTGCGccattacaaattattttagcACTAACCTTTTTATGGGAGAAATTAGGTCCAGCTGTACTTGCTGGATTAGCTGTTATGATTGTTCTTATTCCTATAAATGCGTTAATTgcaaataaagtaaaaacatTACAAATTCGGCAAATGAAAGACAAAGATGAGAGagttaaattaatgaatgaagttcttaatggaataaaagtattaaaattatatgctTGGGAACCATCTTTTGAAGAACAAATACTACGCattagaaggaaagaaatacaaGTATTAAAAGAAGCAGCATATCTAAACGCAGGAACAAGTTTTATTTGGTCTTGTGCGCCATTTTTG gTTTCATTGGTATCCTTCGCTACTTATGTACTTATAGACAAAAATAATGTCTTGGATAGTGAGACTGCATTTGTTTCACTTagtttattcaatattttacgATTTCCTCTTTCTATGTTACCAATGATGATAGGTAATATAGTTCAG GCTTATGTTTCCATTAAACGTATCAACAATTTCATGAACACAGAGGAACTTGATCCTAATAATGTACATCATGATCAATCTGAAT TACATCCATTAATTATTGAGAATGGCAGTTTTGCTTGGGATATGGAAAGTAGTGATAAACCaatcttaaaaaatatcaatatgaatATAGAACAAGGCCAGTTAGTAGCAGTAGTTGGATCAGTTGGATCTGGAAAGAGTTCTTTAATATCAGCTTTTCTTGGGGAAATGGAAAAATTAAATGGTCGTGTTAATACAAAA GGTTCTATTGCATATGTTTCTCAACAAGCCTGGATACAAAATGCAACTTTGCAAGATAACGTTTTGTTCGGAAAACCTTTAAACAAAGCTTTATATAATCGAGTTATAGATGCATGTATGTTAGGTCCAGATCTTCAAATGTTACCTGCAGGAGATCAAACAGAAATTGGTGAAAAGGGTATAAACTTATCTGGAGGTCAAAAACAAAGAGTTGCTTTAGCCAGAGCAGTATATAATGAAtcagatatatatttcttggATGATCCTTTAAGTGCTGTAGATGCTCATGTGGGAAaacatatttttgaaaatgtgGTAGGCCCTAGTGGtctgttaaagaaaaagacaagggTACACATTACACATGACATTGTCTATCTACCTGAGGTTGACAATATCTTTGTTCTTAAAGATGGTGAAATAACAGAAAGTGGAACTTACAAACAGCTTATGGACAAAAGGGGTGCATTTGCTGAATTTCTAATGCAACATTTACAAGAAG TGCACACTGATGATGGTTCGGATCCAGATTTACATGAAATTAAGCAGCAATTGGAATCAAAAATGGGTACACAAGaattacaagaaaaattaACACGTGCTAGGTCAAGAATTTCAGAAAGTCAAAGTGAATCAGGCTCTATAACTGATAGAAGATCATTAAATGGTTCTTTGAAAAg GCAATATTCTACAGAAAGTCAACAGTCTGGAAACTATCTAACTGGAAATagtataaaggaaaaaggtgTATTACAGCCAAAGATAggtgaaaaattaattgaagtaGAGAAGGCTGAAACTGGCAGT GTAAAATGGAAAGTGTATTCTCACTATTTAAAATCTATTGGATGGTTCCTATCTATATCTACAATAGTTATGAATGCTGTTTTCCAATCATTCAGTATTGGATCAAATATTTGGCTGAGTGCATGGTCAAATGATAATATGACTTCTGCGGATGGTAAATCCATAAATGATGAAGCAAAACGAGACATGTATCTTGGAGTATATGGAGCTCTTGGTCTTGGACAAG CGATGGCGAGTTTTTTCTGCGATTTGGCACCTCAGCTGGGTTGCTGGCTGGCTGCTCGCCAGATGCACATAATGATGCTGCGTGCTGTGATGCGTGCTCCATTGACCTTCTTTGATACAACACCTACTGGTCGTATTATCTCCAGGTTTGCTAAAGATGTCGACGTACTGGATACATCTCTTCCCCCACAAATTTCTGATAGCATCTATTGTCTTTTCGAG GTAATAGCAACTCTGTTCGTTATCAGCTTCAGTACTCCAGAATTTGTTTCTGTGATCATACCAATAGGACTAATTTATTACTTCATACAGCGCTTCTATGTCGCTACTTCGCGACAATTGAAACGTTTGGAATCTATATCAAGATCTCCTATATATTCACATTTTAGTGAATCTGTAACTG GAGCTCAAACAATTAGAGCATTTGGTGTCCAGGATAGATTTATACATGAATCAGAAAGCAAAGTAGATTTTAATCAAGTTTGTTATTATCCTGGTATAATTGcaaatag atGGCTTGCAATACGGTTGGAGATGGTtggaaatttaattatattctttgctgcATTATTTGTTGTATTAGGAAGAAATACTATTAGTGCCGGTATCGTTGGATTATCTGTCAGTTATGCTTTACag aTTACACAAACTTTAAATTGGCTTGTACGTATGACTTCTGATGTAGAAACAAATATTGTAGCAgtagagagaataaaagaatatggCGAAACTCCTCAAGAAGCACCTTGGGTAAATCCTGAGAATGTTCCTCCAAAAGAATGGCCTGCAGAAGGTTATGTTGAATTTAAGGATTACAAAGTCCGTTATAGAGAAGGATTAGATCTTATTCTCCATGGTTTAACATTTTCTGTTAAGGGAGGAGAAAAAGTCGGCATTGTTGGTAGAACTGGTGCTGGCAAATCTTCCTtaacattatctttatttagaATACTTGAAGCAGCAAGTGGCAAAATCATTATTGATGGTATTGATATTGCTACTTTAGGTCTTCATGATCTTAGAactaaattaacaataataccacaAGATCCAGTATTATTTTCGGGAACTTTAAGAATGAATTTAGATCCTTTCGATCAACATACAGATGATGAAGTATGGAGAGCATTGGAGCGCGCTCATCTTAAATCTTTTGTTCAAA atTTATTCAATGGTTTGCTTCATGAAGTATCTGAAGGAGGTGATAATCTCAGTGTGGGCCAACGACAATTGATATGTTTAGCACGAGCCCTTCTTCGTAAAACCAAAGTTCTCGTATTAGATGAAGCAACAGCTGCAGTTGATTTAGAAACTGATGATTTAATTCAAAGAACAATTAGGGAAGATTTTAAGGATTGCACAGTTTTAACAATAGCACATAGGCTTAATACAATTCTTGACTCTGATAA AGTTATTCTACTAGATAAAGGACTCATTATTGAATATGATTCTCCCGAGGTGCTACTTCGAAATTCATCCAGTGCATTTTATAGTATGGCAAAAGATGCAGGGCTGGTAgcttaa
- the LOC124432148 gene encoding multidrug resistance-associated protein 1 isoform X4 has product MENQTMDQFCGSKFWDTDLSWNTDDPDLTECFQKTVLIWVPCVFLWSFSVMEAYYMLNSRRKNIPYTWLYISKQVLTTILIVLTIVDLGRAVYKSYYEAVYNVDYYTPFVKIITFILAGILLFYNKKYGMRTSGLLFLFWFLLVLCGIVQFRTLLRQNSNEKPTYLFVSYMIYYSLVISMFLLNFIVDAEPKYSEYPLMERPCPEQNSSFPSRLSFAWFDALAWKGFKKPLESTDLWFMNPEDTASEIVPKFDRHWSKTSKKGDKLFWSYFSVQNAKASFRKSSGQVDFDNDRKKKVSSILPALCKAFGATFLFGAVLKLIQDIMTFISPQLLKLLIRFVSGGEPLWKGYFYAILLLITATLQTLVLSQYFHRMFLVGLRIRTALITAIYRKALRMSNSARKESTLGEIVNLMSVDAQRFMDLTAYINMIWSAPLQIILALTFLWEKLGPAVLAGLAVMIVLIPINALIANKVKTLQIRQMKDKDERVKLMNEVLNGIKVLKLYAWEPSFEEQILRIRRKEIQVLKEAAYLNAGTSFIWSCAPFLVSLVSFATYVLIDKNNVLDSETAFVSLSLFNILRFPLSMLPMMIGNIVQAYVSIKRINNFMNTEELDPNNVHHDQSELHPLIIENGSFAWDMESSDKPILKNINMNIEQGQLVAVVGSVGSGKSSLISAFLGEMEKLNGRVNTKGSIAYVSQQAWIQNATLQDNVLFGKPLNKALYNRVIDACMLGPDLQMLPAGDQTEIGEKGINLSGGQKQRVALARAVYNESDIYFLDDPLSAVDAHVGKHIFENVVGPSGLLKKKTRVHITHDIVYLPEVDNIFVLKDGEITESGTYKQLMDKRGAFAEFLMQHLQEVHTDDGSDPDLHEIKQQLESKMGTQELQEKLTRARSRISESQSESGSITDRRSLNGSLKRQYSTESQQSGNYLTGNSIKEKGVLQPKIGEKLIEVEKAETGSVKWKVYSHYLKSIGWFLSISTIVMNAVFQSFSIGSNIWLSAWSNDNMTSADGKSINDEAKRDMYLGVYGALGLGQAMASFFCDLAPQLGCWLAARQMHIMMLRAVMRAPLTFFDTTPTGRIISRFAKDVDVLDTSLPPQISDSIYCLFEVIATLFVISFSTPEFVSVIIPIGLIYYFIQRFYVATSRQLKRLESISRSPIYSHFSESVTGAQTIRAFGVQDRFIHESESKVDFNQVCYYPGIIANRWLAIRLEMVGNLIIFFAALFVVLGRNTISAGIVGLSVSYALQITQTLNWLVRMTSDVETNIVAVERIKEYGETPQEAPWVNPENVPPKEWPAEGYVEFKDYKVRYREGLDLILHGLTFSVKGGEKVGIVGRTGAGKSSLTLSLFRILEAASGKIIIDGIDIATLGLHDLRTKLTIIPQDPVLFSGTLRMNLDPFDQHTDDEVWRALERAHLKSFVQNLFNGLLHEVSEGGDNLSVGQRQLICLARALLRKTKVLVLDEATAAVDLETDDLIQRTIREDFKDCTVLTIAHRLNTILDSDKVILLDKGLIIEYDSPEVLLRNSSSAFYSMAKDAGLVA; this is encoded by the exons atcCTAGCAGGAATTTTActattctataataaaaagtatggaATGCGTACATCAGGActactatttttgttttggttTTTGCTTGTATTATGCGGAATTGTGCAATTCAGAACTTTATTAAGGCAAAATTCAAATGAA aAACCAACGTACCTGTTTGTATCATATATGATCTATTACAGTTTAGTAATATCAATGTTcctattaaatttcattgttgATGCAGAGCCTAAATATTCGGAATATCCATTG atgGAAAGACCGTGTCCAGAACAAAATTCATCTTTTCCATCAAGACTTTCTTTTGCGTGGTTTGATGCTCTGGCATGGAAAGGTTTTAAAAAGCCTTTGGAATCTACAGATTTATGGTTTATGAATCCTGAAGATACAGCTTCTGAAATTGTTCCAAAATTTGATAGGCATTGGAGTAAAACTtcaaaaaaaggagataa GCTATTTTGGTCTTACTTTAG tgtACAAAATGCAAAAGCATCATTTAGAAAATCATCTGGTCAAGTTGATTTTGATAATGAtcgtaagaaaaaagtttcttcTATTTTACCAGCACTTTGTAAAGCTTTTGGTGCCACTTTTTTATTTGGTGCAGTACTTAAACTTATACAAGATATTATGACTTTTATTAGCCCACAATTATTAAA atTACTTATTAGATTTGTAAGCGGTGGCGAACCATTGTGGAAGGGCTATTTTTATGCAATTTTACTCTTAATTACAGCTACACTTCAAACTCTAGTATTATCACAGTACTTTCATCGCATGTTTTTAGTTGGATTACGTATACGAACTGCACTGATAACAGCAATTTATAGAAAAGCATTGAGAATGTCAAATTCTGCCAGAAAAGAATCAACACTAGGTGAAATAGTAAATTTAATGTCCGTTGATGCACAAAGGTTTATGGATTTGACagcatacataaatatgattTGGTCTGCGccattacaaattattttagcACTAACCTTTTTATGGGAGAAATTAGGTCCAGCTGTACTTGCTGGATTAGCTGTTATGATTGTTCTTATTCCTATAAATGCGTTAATTgcaaataaagtaaaaacatTACAAATTCGGCAAATGAAAGACAAAGATGAGAGagttaaattaatgaatgaagttcttaatggaataaaagtattaaaattatatgctTGGGAACCATCTTTTGAAGAACAAATACTACGCattagaaggaaagaaatacaaGTATTAAAAGAAGCAGCATATCTAAACGCAGGAACAAGTTTTATTTGGTCTTGTGCGCCATTTTTG gTTTCATTGGTATCCTTCGCTACTTATGTACTTATAGACAAAAATAATGTCTTGGATAGTGAGACTGCATTTGTTTCACTTagtttattcaatattttacgATTTCCTCTTTCTATGTTACCAATGATGATAGGTAATATAGTTCAG GCTTATGTTTCCATTAAACGTATCAACAATTTCATGAACACAGAGGAACTTGATCCTAATAATGTACATCATGATCAATCTGAAT TACATCCATTAATTATTGAGAATGGCAGTTTTGCTTGGGATATGGAAAGTAGTGATAAACCaatcttaaaaaatatcaatatgaatATAGAACAAGGCCAGTTAGTAGCAGTAGTTGGATCAGTTGGATCTGGAAAGAGTTCTTTAATATCAGCTTTTCTTGGGGAAATGGAAAAATTAAATGGTCGTGTTAATACAAAA GGTTCTATTGCATATGTTTCTCAACAAGCCTGGATACAAAATGCAACTTTGCAAGATAACGTTTTGTTCGGAAAACCTTTAAACAAAGCTTTATATAATCGAGTTATAGATGCATGTATGTTAGGTCCAGATCTTCAAATGTTACCTGCAGGAGATCAAACAGAAATTGGTGAAAAGGGTATAAACTTATCTGGAGGTCAAAAACAAAGAGTTGCTTTAGCCAGAGCAGTATATAATGAAtcagatatatatttcttggATGATCCTTTAAGTGCTGTAGATGCTCATGTGGGAAaacatatttttgaaaatgtgGTAGGCCCTAGTGGtctgttaaagaaaaagacaagggTACACATTACACATGACATTGTCTATCTACCTGAGGTTGACAATATCTTTGTTCTTAAAGATGGTGAAATAACAGAAAGTGGAACTTACAAACAGCTTATGGACAAAAGGGGTGCATTTGCTGAATTTCTAATGCAACATTTACAAGAAG TGCACACTGATGATGGTTCGGATCCAGATTTACATGAAATTAAGCAGCAATTGGAATCAAAAATGGGTACACAAGaattacaagaaaaattaACACGTGCTAGGTCAAGAATTTCAGAAAGTCAAAGTGAATCAGGCTCTATAACTGATAGAAGATCATTAAATGGTTCTTTGAAAAg GCAATATTCTACAGAAAGTCAACAGTCTGGAAACTATCTAACTGGAAATagtataaaggaaaaaggtgTATTACAGCCAAAGATAggtgaaaaattaattgaagtaGAGAAGGCTGAAACTGGCAGT GTAAAATGGAAAGTGTATTCTCACTATTTAAAATCTATTGGATGGTTCCTATCTATATCTACAATAGTTATGAATGCTGTTTTCCAATCATTCAGTATTGGATCAAATATTTGGCTGAGTGCATGGTCAAATGATAATATGACTTCTGCGGATGGTAAATCCATAAATGATGAAGCAAAACGAGACATGTATCTTGGAGTATATGGAGCTCTTGGTCTTGGACAAG CGATGGCGAGTTTTTTCTGCGATTTGGCACCTCAGCTGGGTTGCTGGCTGGCTGCTCGCCAGATGCACATAATGATGCTGCGTGCTGTGATGCGTGCTCCATTGACCTTCTTTGATACAACACCTACTGGTCGTATTATCTCCAGGTTTGCTAAAGATGTCGACGTACTGGATACATCTCTTCCCCCACAAATTTCTGATAGCATCTATTGTCTTTTCGAG GTAATAGCAACTCTGTTCGTTATCAGCTTCAGTACTCCAGAATTTGTTTCTGTGATCATACCAATAGGACTAATTTATTACTTCATACAGCGCTTCTATGTCGCTACTTCGCGACAATTGAAACGTTTGGAATCTATATCAAGATCTCCTATATATTCACATTTTAGTGAATCTGTAACTG GAGCTCAAACAATTAGAGCATTTGGTGTCCAGGATAGATTTATACATGAATCAGAAAGCAAAGTAGATTTTAATCAAGTTTGTTATTATCCTGGTATAATTGcaaatag atGGCTTGCAATACGGTTGGAGATGGTtggaaatttaattatattctttgctgcATTATTTGTTGTATTAGGAAGAAATACTATTAGTGCCGGTATCGTTGGATTATCTGTCAGTTATGCTTTACag aTTACACAAACTTTAAATTGGCTTGTACGTATGACTTCTGATGTAGAAACAAATATTGTAGCAgtagagagaataaaagaatatggCGAAACTCCTCAAGAAGCACCTTGGGTAAATCCTGAGAATGTTCCTCCAAAAGAATGGCCTGCAGAAGGTTATGTTGAATTTAAGGATTACAAAGTCCGTTATAGAGAAGGATTAGATCTTATTCTCCATGGTTTAACATTTTCTGTTAAGGGAGGAGAAAAAGTCGGCATTGTTGGTAGAACTGGTGCTGGCAAATCTTCCTtaacattatctttatttagaATACTTGAAGCAGCAAGTGGCAAAATCATTATTGATGGTATTGATATTGCTACTTTAGGTCTTCATGATCTTAGAactaaattaacaataataccacaAGATCCAGTATTATTTTCGGGAACTTTAAGAATGAATTTAGATCCTTTCGATCAACATACAGATGATGAAGTATGGAGAGCATTGGAGCGCGCTCATCTTAAATCTTTTGTTCAAA atTTATTCAATGGTTTGCTTCATGAAGTATCTGAAGGAGGTGATAATCTCAGTGTGGGCCAACGACAATTGATATGTTTAGCACGAGCCCTTCTTCGTAAAACCAAAGTTCTCGTATTAGATGAAGCAACAGCTGCAGTTGATTTAGAAACTGATGATTTAATTCAAAGAACAATTAGGGAAGATTTTAAGGATTGCACAGTTTTAACAATAGCACATAGGCTTAATACAATTCTTGACTCTGATAA AGTTATTCTACTAGATAAAGGACTCATTATTGAATATGATTCTCCCGAGGTGCTACTTCGAAATTCATCCAGTGCATTTTATAGTATGGCAAAAGATGCAGGGCTGGTAgcttaa